A genome region from Bombus terrestris chromosome 10, iyBomTerr1.2, whole genome shotgun sequence includes the following:
- the LOC100652127 gene encoding solute carrier organic anion transporter family member 1A5 isoform X3 has protein sequence MAIRLQEVMRSEVEGGLAGPANPIPSQSIDCGCGLLPCPKLAKFATRRLFVGLLSWVGLIQAAAYAYLFIVGPTIGRRFQFDPYVMEWVLIISDLTPFLLGVVVAYWGDRIHRAAWIGGIILLQSISYFIMIIPHLTHQTKVIEETENMTHMSIYADDSRDLCFDASSRIVAKEHEPCYFTFSMIFIVQIISGIANIAYFALGISYLDDNTKKKHIAAFIGVLIAAKIFGILLGSILAWICLRVDAVTLSLIKSYREQIGAWWLGLPILTILLIVPGLLLSWFPQMLPSEVVEKAAASLLHSSNNQNRTSRRLINQKVGNSNFWPSVGRLFINKTLICQVVSCSLYVMAIVHFISFENLIAQSRFHVPKPSGMLLGFEDPASSRLILNILKPILVALVVIISGLVISKAKPGAKCIIGYSIIVVLLASVIIFSLSASTCEKKPIVGTTRNGSLVLLKYCNRNCGCSYDAHFRPVCDSKGTFVFYSPCHAGCTSSKLINGVTIYSGCSCIEEEMGMGVEVIDGPCTSTSCQNNWILFESGNLLTCILVASTFVGDILIILRSVNTQDKAIGIGLWMTCLAILANIPGKILYDVIANLTCRHWGTQRSVCHLHDGLKLGNYLCYMTGSLLALSVILKTLVWFFCRDLELYIQKDQEPAAATELRKLMRNPDVASSQQEKQTKPDHDNDTPVRVDIANEELNISTRSLNESLSKKNEEEEEEKSEETTLKYGPIGPGDRRTDSKSSLNQTTQNRKSMIRKLESEDELSSSDEESKKKASPKIAYKPLNLDSDVESDLSSVEPRSRKRIMGKDYDSVYTSDRSSSAKSSLFRREFPNPDNYGDPRQAKHIDGSSETSSFKFSRKRQDAEVQKKGDFNEVGIPIVDVPVSRASAKGVKSLIDQYELNAEQQTEEGEESFRSNENGTHLESKIGIPLVAMAPKRPLSRSQYSSGFGSLTDSKIPENRSESRESVSTKASSKGSIGTLRTDL, from the exons ATGGCTATACGTCTTCAAGAAGTAATGCGATCAGAAGTGGAGGGTGGCCTTGCTGGTCCAGCTAATCCGATACCGAGTCAGTCGATAGATTGCGGTTGTGGACTACTACCATGTCCGAAATTAGCAAAATTTGCAACTCGCCGACTTTTCGTTGGCTTGCTCTCGTGGGTTGGCTTGATTCAGGCCGCTGCTTACGCGTATCTTTTCATAGTAGGACCTACGATCGGAAGAAGATTTCAATTTGATCCTTATGTAATGG AATGGGTACTTATAATATCTGATTTGACGCCTTTCCTTCTTGGAGTAGTCGTTGCATATTGGGGTGATAGAATTCACAGAGCTGCATGGATTGGCGGTATAATTCTTTTGCAAAGcatttcgtattttattatgATAATTCCTCATCTGACGCATCAGACCAAAGTTATCGAAGAAACCGAAAACATGACACATATGTCGATATACGCAG ATGATAGCCGAGATCTGTGTTTCGACGCTTCTTCTAGGATTGTTGCAAAAGAGCATGAGCCCTGTTATTTCACATTTTCAATGATCTTCATTGTACAAATTATATCTGGTATTGCGAACATTGCGTACTTTGCATTGGGTATATCCTATTTAGACGATAATACAAAGAAAAAACACATAGCTGCTTTCATTGGTGTTCTCATTGCTGCGAAGATTTTCGGTATTCTTCTAGGATCTATCTTGGCGTGGATATGTCTCAG AGTCGACGCAGTGACTTTGAGCTTGATAAAGTCCTACAGAGAACAAATCGGCGCATGGTGGTTAGGACTACCAATTCTAACGATACTACTCATAGTTCCTGGTTTGCTTCTTTCATGGTTCCCTCAAATGCTACCATCTGAG GTTGTCGAAAAAGCTGCTGCCTCGTTACTACATAGTTCCAACAATCAAAATCGAACATCTCGCAGATTGATTAACCAAAAAGTTGGTAATTCCAATTTCTGGCCATCAGTCGGTAGACTGTTCATTAATAAAACTTTGATTTGCCAAGTCGTTTCTTGTAGTCTTTACGTTATGGCGATTGTGCATTTTATTAGTTTTGAAAATCTCATTGCGCAATCAAGATTTCACGTACCGAAGCCAAGTGGGATGTTACTCGGTTTCGAGGATCCAGCTTCGTCAAGATTAATATTAA ATATCTTGAAACCTATTCTAGTCGCCTTGGTCGTGATCATTTCTGGCCTAGTTATTTCGAAGGCGAAACCTGGTGCTAAGTGTATCATTGGTTACAGTATCATCGTCGTACTTTTAGCATCTGTAATTATTTTCTCATTGTCTGCCTCAACTTGTGAGAAAAAGCCTATTGTTGGTACCACTAGAAACGGATC tcTCGTCCTGTTGAAGTATTGTAACAGAAATTGTGGCTGTTCGTATGACGCTCATTTTCGTCCAGTCTGCGATAGCAAAGGCACCTTCGTCTTTTATAGTCCTTGTCACGCTGGATGCACTTCTTCCAAACTTATAAATGGTGTAACAATTTACAGTGGTTGCAGCTGCATAGAAGAAGAGATGGGAATGGGAGTGGAAGTGATCGATGGACCTTGCACTTCTACTAGTTGTCAAAATAATTGGATACTTTTCGAG TCCGGAAATCTCTTGACGTGCATATTAGTTGCATCAACTTTCGTGGGAGATATATTGATAATCTTGAGATCAGTCAACACGCAAGACAAGGCTATCGGCATAGGCTTGTGGATGACGTGCTTGGCTATACTTGCGAATATTCCCGGAAAAATTCTTTACGATGTGATTGCAAATCTAACGTGCCGACATTGGGGAACTCAAAGATCTGTGTGCCATCTCCATGATGGCTTGAAACTTGGCAACTATCTGTGCTACATGACAGGTTCACTATTAGCTCTGTCTGTCATATTGAAAACCCTAGTGTGGTTCTTCTGCAGAGACTTGGAGCTTTATATTCAGAAAGACCAAGAACCAGCAGCGGCGACTGAATTGAGAAAATTGATGCGCAATCCTGACGTTGCGTCTAGTCAACAAGAGAAACAAACTAAGCCTGACCATGATA ATGACACGCCAGTTCGAGTAGATATCGCGAACGAGGAATTGAATATATCAACGAGGTCTCTAAATGAAAGTCTGTCAAAGAAgaatgaagaagaagaggaagaaaagagtGAGGAAACAACGCTAAAGTATGGTCCCATCGGTCCTGGGGATCGTCGAACGGACTCAAAATCCTCACTGAATCAAACGACGCAAAATCGAAAGTCGATGATTCGAAAGTTAGAGTCGGAGGATGAGTTAAGTTCTAGCGacgaagaaagtaaaaaaaaagcgAGTCCAAAGATAGCATACAAGCCGTTGAATCTCGATTCCGATGTAGAAAGTGATTTAAGCAGCGTGGAGCCAAGATCGCGGAAGCGTATTATGGGGAAGGACTATGATTCTGTTTATACCAGCGATCGCAGCTCTTCCGCGAAAAGCTCGCTCTTTAGACGTGAATTTCCTAATCCGGATAACTACGGCGATCCGAGACAAGCGAAACACATAGATGGTTCTTCGGAAACCAGCAGTTTCAAATTCTCGAGAAAGAGGCAAGACGCTGAGGTACAGAAGAAGGGAGATTTCAACGAAGTTGGTATACCAATAGTAGATGTTCCTGTTTCGCGTGCTTCCGCGAAAGGTGTAAAATCACTGATTGATCAATACGAACTAAACGCTGAACAGCAAACCGAAGAAGGCGAAGAGTCCTTCAGATCAAATGAAAACGGAACTCACTTGGAAAGTAAAATAGGGATCCCGCTAGTAGCTATGGCACCGAAAAGACCTCTCTCGAGGAGTCAATATTCATCAGGGTTCGGCAGTTTAACGGATAGTAAGATTCCTGAAAATCGATCCGAATCCCGCGAAAGCGTTAGCACGAAAGCATCTAGTAAGGGCAGTATAGGGACACTGCGCACTGATCTCTGA